One segment of Natronosalvus halobius DNA contains the following:
- a CDS encoding prenyltransferase codes for MTANRRPTSDRPILDPLAYLVTLSRPRFWLYLAGPVLVGVAYAAESVGDLLSPAALVLVAYFLVPANVFLYGINDVYDREIDAENPKKDGREARYEGQRFVPVAVVACALVPLVLLPWLPAQSWPWIAVFLLLGAGYSAPPLRFKTTPVLDSISNGLYIAPGAAAYAAISGSQPPILALAGAWFWAMGMHTFSAVPDIEPDRRAGIRTTATALGKRRTYAYCAACWLTAALAFGALDYRLGLLLGIYPLFVLGVATSSVAVSRAYWWFPAINTVVGAALTMGGLWRVFYG; via the coding sequence GTGACCGCCAACCGACGCCCCACGAGCGACCGCCCGATCCTCGACCCGCTCGCGTACCTGGTGACGCTGTCTCGACCTCGATTCTGGCTGTACCTGGCCGGACCGGTCCTGGTGGGGGTCGCCTACGCCGCCGAGAGCGTCGGGGACCTGCTTTCACCCGCAGCGCTCGTCCTGGTCGCGTACTTCCTGGTCCCGGCGAACGTCTTCCTGTACGGGATCAACGACGTGTACGACCGGGAAATCGACGCCGAGAATCCGAAGAAGGACGGTCGCGAAGCGCGCTACGAGGGGCAGCGATTCGTTCCCGTTGCCGTCGTCGCGTGTGCGCTCGTCCCGCTGGTCCTGCTCCCGTGGCTGCCAGCGCAGTCGTGGCCCTGGATCGCCGTCTTCCTCCTGCTGGGGGCGGGCTACAGCGCCCCGCCGCTTCGATTCAAGACGACGCCGGTGCTCGATTCGATCTCGAACGGACTCTACATCGCCCCCGGTGCGGCCGCCTACGCCGCCATCTCTGGCTCCCAGCCGCCGATTCTGGCCCTCGCCGGCGCCTGGTTCTGGGCGATGGGCATGCACACCTTTTCGGCCGTTCCCGACATCGAACCCGATCGTCGGGCGGGGATTCGGACGACCGCGACCGCGCTGGGGAAACGGCGCACCTACGCCTACTGCGCCGCCTGCTGGCTCACCGCCGCCCTCGCCTTCGGGGCACTCGACTACCGCCTGGGCCTGTTGCTCGGCATCTACCCGCTGTTCGTCCTCGGCGTTGCGACTTCGAGCGTGGCCGTCTCGCGAGCCTACTGGTGGTTCCCGGCAATCAACACGGTCGTCGGCGCTGCGCTGACGATGGGTGGGCTCTGGAGGGTGTTCTATGGCTGA
- the cruF gene encoding bisanhydrobacterioruberin hydratase: protein MADDGTAATPNRADRERIQRRLEALILENRFTIAVIFPLVGAISLVGSAEGVIPDPFAYNPLLILFGTLVMRSPLVVGLLPRIGWRTLGWLGLLTAYTYGVELLGVRTGWPYGDFEYAISLGPMLFGEIPLALPLFFVPLVLNAYLLTVLVFGQRAANPLVRLPAAVVAVVAVDLVLDPAAVSIGFWAFEEGIYYGVPLSNYAGWLLSGTVAVILLDLAFDREALLERIRECPFILDDLVSFVLLWGSINVLYGNWIAAAVAGGFCLALLRTGRYDRTMVANAVPKGLRSRVLE from the coding sequence ATGGCTGACGACGGGACCGCAGCAACTCCGAATCGAGCAGACAGAGAACGAATCCAGCGTCGTCTTGAGGCGCTCATCCTCGAGAATCGATTCACCATCGCCGTGATCTTCCCGCTGGTGGGTGCGATCAGCCTGGTCGGAAGCGCCGAAGGCGTAATTCCGGACCCCTTCGCGTACAACCCGCTGTTGATCCTCTTCGGGACGCTCGTGATGCGCTCGCCCCTCGTGGTGGGTCTCTTACCCCGGATCGGCTGGCGGACGCTTGGCTGGCTCGGCCTGCTCACGGCCTACACCTACGGCGTCGAACTGCTGGGCGTGCGTACCGGCTGGCCCTACGGCGACTTCGAGTACGCAATCTCGCTCGGGCCGATGCTCTTTGGAGAGATTCCACTCGCGCTGCCGCTGTTCTTCGTCCCGCTCGTACTCAACGCCTACCTCCTCACGGTGCTCGTCTTCGGCCAGCGGGCCGCGAACCCGCTGGTCCGACTCCCGGCGGCCGTCGTCGCCGTCGTCGCCGTCGACCTCGTGCTCGACCCCGCGGCGGTCTCGATCGGCTTCTGGGCGTTCGAAGAGGGGATCTACTACGGCGTTCCGCTCTCGAACTACGCCGGATGGCTCCTCTCGGGCACCGTCGCCGTGATTCTCCTCGACCTCGCCTTCGACCGCGAGGCGCTGCTCGAGCGGATCCGCGAGTGTCCGTTCATCCTGGACGACCTGGTGAGTTTCGTGCTCCTGTGGGGATCGATCAACGTCCTCTACGGCAACTGGATCGCCGCGGCCGTCGCTGGCGGCTTCTGTCTCGCCCTCCTGCGGACCGGTCGCTACGATCGCACGATGGTGGCAAACGCCGTTCCGAAGGGGCTTCGAAGCCGAGTGCTCGAGTAG
- a CDS encoding class I SAM-dependent methyltransferase, translating into MDPDEVQERWAKRSGVYSPEFYADMGTTGGTESIRSVLDARVDRDATILEVGCSAGRHLDHLREHGYENLHGIDLNEDASEVMAERYPELAEDGTFYWEPLEDVLPRLQDGQFDVVFSVEALQHIHPNNEWVFGEIARVTDNLLVTKENEPDGDQLLRTTQVEDFPLYFRQWKPIFTDLGFTQLARTEDSVDTLRVFYRESEPVAETGVDVGELEQAH; encoded by the coding sequence ATGGACCCCGACGAGGTCCAGGAACGCTGGGCGAAGCGCTCGGGCGTCTACTCGCCGGAGTTCTACGCTGACATGGGGACGACCGGCGGCACGGAATCGATCCGATCGGTGCTCGACGCGCGCGTCGACCGCGACGCGACGATCCTGGAGGTTGGCTGCAGCGCCGGTCGTCACCTCGACCACCTCCGTGAACACGGCTACGAAAACCTCCACGGGATCGACCTGAACGAGGACGCTAGCGAAGTCATGGCCGAGCGGTATCCCGAGTTGGCCGAGGACGGCACGTTCTACTGGGAACCGCTCGAGGACGTCCTCCCGCGACTCCAGGACGGCCAGTTCGATGTCGTTTTTTCGGTGGAGGCCCTCCAGCACATCCATCCCAACAATGAGTGGGTCTTCGGCGAAATCGCCCGCGTGACCGACAACCTGCTTGTGACGAAGGAGAACGAACCCGACGGCGATCAGCTGTTGCGGACTACGCAGGTCGAGGACTTTCCGCTCTATTTCAGGCAGTGGAAGCCGATTTTCACTGATCTGGGATTTACCCAGCTGGCACGAACCGAAGACAGCGTCGACACGCTGCGGGTGTTTTACCGGGAGAGCGAGCCAGTAGCTGAGACGGGTGTCGATGTTGGCGAACTCGAGCAGGCACACTGA
- a CDS encoding SDR family NAD(P)-dependent oxidoreductase, whose product MDERTVVVTGGTRGIGRAVASAFAAEAWTVVVGARDVAQLEETVADITSETDGTVTGLRTDVRDEFDCERLMETASRTGPGSGIDVVVACAGVYHGGPGTTPLDDESYSRFDDHWRTNARGVFATVTEALPHLSDGARVLVPTGSVTRDGNPGYGSYAVSKAGAEAVIRGFAADTDSVVGCLDPGQVATDLTGGEGRDPESVAELFVWAATECDPDVLDGEIVGLADWKRATRDETTGGIDR is encoded by the coding sequence ATGGACGAACGGACGGTCGTCGTCACCGGCGGGACGCGCGGAATCGGTCGAGCGGTCGCTTCGGCCTTCGCGGCCGAGGCGTGGACGGTCGTCGTCGGGGCTCGAGATGTCGCCCAACTCGAGGAGACGGTCGCGGACATCACCTCGGAGACCGACGGCACCGTCACGGGCCTCCGGACCGACGTCCGCGACGAGTTCGACTGCGAGCGATTGATGGAGACTGCCTCGAGAACCGGACCCGGGAGCGGAATCGACGTCGTCGTCGCCTGTGCCGGCGTCTACCACGGCGGCCCAGGGACGACGCCTCTCGACGACGAATCCTACAGCCGGTTCGACGATCACTGGCGGACGAACGCGCGCGGCGTGTTCGCCACGGTTACGGAAGCCCTGCCGCATTTGAGCGACGGCGCCCGGGTACTCGTGCCGACGGGTTCAGTTACCCGCGACGGGAATCCAGGCTACGGCTCCTACGCCGTCTCGAAAGCGGGCGCCGAGGCGGTCATTCGCGGGTTCGCCGCCGACACCGATTCCGTCGTCGGCTGTCTCGATCCAGGACAGGTCGCGACGGACCTCACTGGTGGCGAGGGTCGAGACCCCGAGTCGGTAGCCGAGCTCTTCGTCTGGGCGGCGACGGAGTGCGATCCGGACGTACTCGACGGCGAGATCGTCGGTCTCGCCGACTGGAAGCGGGCGACGAGGGACGAGACGACTGGCGGGATCGACAGGTAG
- a CDS encoding phytoene desaturase family protein has protein sequence MHSLVGESVVVIGAGIGGLSTACYLADAGADVRVIEKNEQLGGRASRLEKDGFRFDMGPSWYLMPDVFERFFATFDRSPGDYYDLTHLDPHYRIFFKDGDRVDVTRDLERTKSVFESYEDGAGDALERYLEKSRENYEVGMEHFVYEDRERLRDYLDLDVARQARGLSLLGSMQGHVENYFDHPKLQQIMQYTLVFLGGSPRNTPALYNLMSHVDFNLGVWYPDDGIGGVIDGIADLGHELGVTYETNRPATEIKGREGAFCVETPNGPLEADLVVSNADYAHTEQDLLPPEKRGYDAGYWASRTYAPSAFLCYLGVEGDVPELAHHTLVLPTDWEHHFGQIFDDPVWPDDPAYYLCVPSETDDTVAPEGHSNLFVLVPVAPGLEDTPEIREEYRDFVLADVAEHTGTDLRDRIVFQETFSVEDFADRYNSFAGTALGMAHTLRQTALFRPPHRSKEVDGLYFTGSYTTPGIGVPMCLISGELTAEKVFEDFGANHADT, from the coding sequence ATGCACTCGCTCGTGGGAGAGTCGGTCGTCGTGATCGGGGCCGGGATCGGCGGGTTGTCGACAGCGTGCTACCTCGCGGACGCCGGGGCCGATGTGCGAGTCATCGAGAAGAACGAGCAACTCGGCGGTCGAGCCAGCCGCCTCGAGAAAGACGGCTTTCGCTTCGACATGGGGCCGTCCTGGTACCTCATGCCCGACGTATTCGAGCGGTTTTTCGCGACGTTCGACCGCTCGCCGGGCGACTATTACGACCTCACCCACCTCGATCCTCACTACCGGATCTTCTTCAAGGACGGAGACCGGGTGGACGTCACGCGCGACCTCGAACGGACCAAATCGGTGTTCGAGTCGTACGAAGACGGTGCCGGCGACGCCCTGGAACGCTACCTCGAGAAATCGAGGGAGAACTACGAGGTCGGGATGGAACACTTCGTCTACGAGGACCGCGAGCGCCTGCGCGACTATCTCGACCTCGACGTGGCCCGCCAGGCCCGCGGTCTCTCGTTGCTGGGGTCGATGCAGGGTCACGTCGAGAACTACTTCGACCACCCCAAGCTCCAGCAGATAATGCAGTACACCCTCGTCTTCCTGGGCGGGTCGCCCCGGAACACCCCCGCGCTGTACAATTTGATGAGCCACGTCGACTTCAATCTCGGCGTCTGGTACCCCGACGACGGCATTGGCGGGGTCATCGACGGCATCGCCGACCTCGGGCACGAACTCGGAGTTACCTACGAGACGAACCGGCCGGCGACCGAGATCAAGGGCCGCGAGGGGGCGTTCTGTGTCGAAACCCCCAATGGGCCCCTCGAGGCCGATCTGGTGGTCAGCAACGCCGATTACGCCCACACCGAGCAGGACCTGCTCCCGCCCGAGAAGCGCGGCTACGACGCCGGCTACTGGGCGTCGCGCACCTACGCCCCCTCCGCGTTTTTGTGCTACCTCGGTGTGGAGGGTGACGTGCCGGAACTCGCTCACCACACCCTCGTACTCCCGACGGACTGGGAGCACCACTTCGGGCAGATCTTCGACGACCCCGTCTGGCCGGACGACCCGGCCTACTACCTCTGTGTCCCCTCCGAGACCGACGACACCGTCGCCCCCGAGGGCCACAGCAACCTGTTCGTGCTCGTCCCGGTCGCGCCCGGCCTCGAGGACACCCCCGAAATCCGCGAGGAGTACCGCGACTTCGTCCTCGCGGACGTCGCCGAGCACACGGGAACCGACCTCCGCGACCGAATCGTCTTCCAGGAGACGTTCAGCGTCGAGGACTTCGCCGACCGGTACAACAGCTTCGCGGGTACTGCGCTGGGGATGGCCCACACCCTGCGACAGACGGCCCTCTTTCGACCGCCGCATCGCTCGAAGGAAGTCGACGGCCTCTACTTCACCGGATCGTATACCACGCCGGGCATCGGCGTCCCGATGTGTCTCATCAGTGGCGAACTCACGGCCGAGAAGGTGTTCGAGGATTTCGGTGCAAACCACGCTGATACCTGA
- a CDS encoding PQQ-like beta-propeller repeat protein yields the protein MPRWNRRTVLAGCTALTTSSVLAAIGSTVAQESDSDSTNESESDDDPDSGDDTDDQPSSTAAIGDPNGWSSTRGNAANSRYLPLEGSFPKPGTVVWRHEVSHASAYHGDSVAVVDGRLYVLTGRETSSIPYFKTELRALDAETGDIEWQVDVEAQYRPTVLEDTLYLGGEGKVTAFDTADGSVRWQRTFDTDEWLASPSAVDGSVYVVAGGTCYALDAADGSVRWDREAVDVEPQYDEAADPIRSSFAHETTAVAGNSLYAITDRFSSDAEGYDGGIAALDPETGETQWAVAPEDGASYSLLATDDIVFAQESAGDTAYGYVLDADTGAFVDESELTRAATADVRVVHDTSFPGGGKLTVTSPDSGPRWSADSVGFQAPLIAGETLMAVRGDGIVGFDLENGDVEWEYQVDPAFQGFAAVDEGMMYARFDDEIVALRPGEDDPDDGDEMDLDLEVCAPPCSHVNGTVPFEVTVENRGDTGVETTIELAVSDVDRSTPIELAADDGHETTLSVAGDEIGEGDHEWTVTVGEMTETGTIEIKSDR from the coding sequence ATGCCACGGTGGAACCGCCGTACGGTACTCGCGGGTTGTACAGCACTCACTACTTCGAGCGTTCTCGCGGCGATCGGATCGACGGTCGCCCAGGAGTCGGATTCGGACTCGACGAACGAATCGGAGTCGGACGACGACCCCGACTCTGGCGACGACACTGACGACCAGCCCTCGAGCACGGCCGCGATTGGCGACCCGAACGGCTGGTCTTCGACCCGCGGGAACGCCGCGAACTCGCGCTACCTGCCCCTCGAGGGATCGTTCCCGAAACCGGGAACCGTCGTCTGGCGACATGAAGTTTCGCACGCGTCCGCGTACCACGGCGATTCCGTTGCCGTCGTCGACGGTCGCCTCTACGTACTGACTGGGCGCGAAACGAGCTCGATTCCCTACTTCAAAACCGAACTCCGCGCGCTCGACGCCGAGACCGGCGACATCGAGTGGCAGGTCGACGTCGAGGCGCAGTACCGACCGACGGTACTCGAGGACACCCTCTACCTCGGCGGCGAGGGGAAGGTCACGGCGTTCGACACCGCTGATGGGTCGGTTCGGTGGCAGCGAACGTTCGACACCGACGAGTGGCTCGCCAGCCCGTCAGCCGTCGACGGGTCAGTGTACGTGGTCGCCGGGGGAACGTGCTACGCGCTCGATGCCGCCGACGGATCAGTTCGATGGGATCGCGAGGCGGTCGACGTGGAACCGCAGTACGACGAAGCGGCCGACCCCATCCGGTCGTCGTTCGCCCACGAAACGACCGCTGTCGCTGGCAATTCCCTCTACGCGATCACGGACCGTTTCTCGTCCGACGCCGAGGGTTACGACGGCGGTATCGCCGCACTCGACCCGGAGACCGGCGAGACCCAGTGGGCCGTCGCGCCGGAGGACGGGGCCTCCTACAGCCTGCTGGCTACGGACGACATCGTCTTTGCTCAAGAATCTGCCGGCGACACGGCGTACGGTTACGTCCTCGATGCCGACACCGGCGCGTTCGTGGACGAATCCGAACTCACGAGGGCTGCGACGGCCGACGTTCGGGTCGTACACGATACGAGCTTCCCCGGCGGCGGGAAGCTGACCGTCACCTCCCCTGACTCCGGACCACGCTGGAGCGCCGACAGCGTCGGTTTCCAGGCCCCGCTCATCGCGGGGGAGACGCTGATGGCCGTTCGCGGAGATGGAATCGTCGGCTTCGACCTCGAAAATGGCGACGTCGAGTGGGAGTACCAGGTCGATCCAGCGTTTCAGGGATTCGCTGCCGTCGACGAGGGCATGATGTACGCGCGGTTCGACGACGAAATCGTGGCGTTGCGCCCGGGCGAGGACGATCCGGACGACGGCGACGAAATGGACCTCGACCTCGAGGTGTGCGCTCCCCCCTGCAGCCACGTGAACGGAACCGTTCCCTTCGAGGTCACCGTGGAAAACCGGGGCGACACCGGCGTCGAAACGACGATCGAGCTCGCCGTCAGCGACGTCGACCGTTCGACGCCGATCGAACTCGCCGCCGACGATGGTCACGAGACGACTCTCTCAGTCGCGGGCGACGAGATCGGCGAAGGCGACCACGAGTGGACCGTCACCGTCGGCGAGATGACCGAAACGGGGACCATCGAGATCAAATCTGATCGGTAA